GAGATCCTCCACCTCGGCGCGCGATTCGCCCAAGGATTCCATCACGGCCCGCATCTCGGCATCGGCCTGCGCCAACTGGCCCATCAGCTCGCGCTCGCGCTCCTCGCCCCAGACGATGGCGGCGTCGCGAATTTCCTCGGCCTCGTGCAGGGCTTGGGCCAAGCGGTCCACCTCGCCGATATCGGTGCCCTCGATCGGGGACAGGCGCGTGACGAGCCAGCGCGCGAACCACCCCATCACGAAGGCCACGAAAAGGACCAGGGTCGTCGTGACGATCAGGGTGGTGCGGTCCAAGGCAGGCTCCTCAGTTCAGATCATCCGGGCGCGGCTCGGGGCGCCGGGTCTGTTCTGTTGGCGCGAAAGAGGGCTCCTCGTCAAGCTCTGCCCCGTCATCGTCGCCCTCGCCCTCGCCCTCGTCGTCGCCCGATCCGTCCACCTGATCGGCGGGATAGGACAGCATCTCCTCGTCGGGTTGGATCACCTGCTGGATCTGCTCCACGAGGTTCACGGCCTGAAGCGCGGGCGGCGCATTCGGATCGGGGGCGACGGCGGTAAGGCGGAACTCGATCCGGCGGTTGGCCTCGCGCCCCTCTTCGGTGCCGTTGTCGGCGATGGGGTTTTCCTCGCCATAGCCCACGGCCGTCATCCGATCGACCGGCACGCGGCGGCCCTGCAGGGCGATCATCACCGCCTCGGCGCGGGCTTGGCTCAGGGCTTGGTTGCCGCCCTCGCTGCCTTGGCTGTCGGTATAGCCGCCGATCTCGAACGAAAGATTCGAGCAATCGAGGAGCACCTCGGCGATGCCGTCCACCGTGGCGCGGGCCCCCGGTTCCATATCCGCCGAACCGGGCGCGAAGGAGATCTTCTGGCGCTGCATCAGCGCGTCGATCCGCGCCACGCATTCCTGCGGCGCGGGCAGGGCGGCGGTGGGGTCCAGATCCTCGTCATAGGTGGCGATCACCTCGAACCCGCCATCGAGCTTGGCCGACAGCTGCCGGACCAGATCGTCCTGCAGGTATTTCGACCCGGTGACCCCTTCGATATGCAAAAGATCCGGGCGCAGCGTCATCTGGCCGGAGTTCATCTGGCCAAGGGCATCGAGCCCGGCGAGGATCCGCAGCGTCCAGCCATCGGGCACCGCATCGTCGATCAGCGGCTCTCCGTCCAATTGGGCCGCCCCGAACTGAGCCTCGGCAAAGGTGGTGACGGCGGATTTCGCCATCTCGTCGCCGACGCGGCCCGCGATATGGGCCTGTCCGTCCGTGCCGCGCGCGGCGGTGAATTCGACCGGCGTGTCTTGGGGTAGATCCGCCGGTGCGGGCGGGGTCGCCGTCAGCGAAAAGGCATCGGGCAAGGCGGCGCGCAGGCGGTCTGCGGCGGCGGCGAAGGCGTCGGCATCGGCACCCTTGGCCCCGGTGATCGAGGCATCCGTATCGCTGATCGCGACGCTGCCCGCCTCCAGCCCCGACAGCGCGGACAGCGCGGCCTCGGCCGCCTCGGTCCAGCGGGGGGATGGGGCGCCCAGCCCAAGGCGGCAATCGGTGCCGTCGATCCCGGCGGCGGTGGCCGCGGTCAAGATGCGCGCGCGGTCGGCCTCCTCCTCGGCGGAGCAGACCTCCATCCGGGTGCCGTCCGCATCCTTCACCGCCCGCAGCGCAAAGGGCGCAAGCACCGGGCGCGGGGCCGAGATCTGCACATCCACGGCCACGTCATCGGGCGCAAGCCCGGCAAGTTTGGCATCCAGCGCGGCCTTCTGCTCGGCGCTGGTGGCGATGGCCATGACCTCCACGCGGTCCGCCGCGACCGAGATCTTGGATTGGGGCAGCAGGCGCAGCGCCTCCAGCGCGAATTCCATCGCCGCGTCCCAATGTTCGGGCACGGGGTAATCGGCGCGTTCCAGCATGTCCGACAGATGGCCGCCCAGATCGGCGGCGGCATCGGTCAACGGTGCCTCGTCGGCCTTGGTCGGCACCAGCCCGATCAGCGAGATGTCGGCATCGTTGCGCAGCATCCGCACGCCGAATTCCGGCGCATCCACCGCGCGGGCGGGCAGCACCGTCATGTCGTCGCGCAGGCGCGAGGCATCGACCGCGCCGCCCGCGACGTTCAGGGCGCGAAAACGCGTGGCCTCGTCGGGGGCGGTGCCGGTCAGATGCACCGATAGGCCGTCCGCCTCGGCATGGGCGAAGGTGATCCCCTCGGCCGTCAGGCGGGATTCGACGGCAGCTTCGGAGCGTGTCTCGATCGCGCCGGTCGCAAGGGTGGCCGCGCCCGCGGCCAGCGCCGCAGCACCGACGAAGGTGACGGGAAGGACGATCTTGCGGGACAGACGCATCGGCGGAATCCTTGGAAGCGGCACTTCAGCGGGGCATACGCCGCGCGGCATGCCGCATCAATTACACCAATGCCGCAGCGGCAAGAAACAGCGCAGGCAGCAAACCGCAATCACGATTGCTGCGGAACAGCGTGAGGCAGACCTCGGGGCGGTCGATTTCCAGCCGGCGCATCTGGCCGATCATATGCGCGGCGAAGGCGGCCGCCCCCAAGAGCGCGAGGATCAGCGCAGCGCCGGAGAGGCTGGCCACGGCGGCGGCGGCCATCAGCCCGGCGGCAAGGATCACGAAGGCCGTCAGCCACAGCGGCGTCGCCGTCCCGAACAGCCGCGCCGTGGATTTCACGCCGATCAGGGCGTCATCCTCCTTGTCCTGATGGGCATAGATCGTGTCGTAGAACAGCGTCCACGCGATCCCGGACAGAAACAGCGCCAGCGTCGCCCCGCCGATGGCCGCGCCATGCGCCGCCCATGCGATCCAGACCCCCCAGTTGAACGCGATCCCCAGAAAGACCTGCGGCCACCATGTGAACCGCTTGGCGAAGGGATAGATCGCCACCGGCACCAGCGCCGCGAGCCCAAAGCCGATCGCCGTCCAGCCCAGCGTGAACAGGATCAGCGCCGAGACGGCGATCTGCGCCGCCATCCACCACAGCGCCTGCCGCACCGTCACCTGCCCCGACGGGATCGGGCGCGAGCGTGTGCGCGCCACGCCGCCGTCGATGTCCCGGTCGGTGATGTCGTTCCATGTGCAGCCCGCGCCGCGCATCAGCACCGCCCCGATGCTGCAACCGATCACGATCCAGAGATCGAACCACCGCGGCTCGGTCGCGGCGGCGGCCATGCCCACGCCCCACCAGCAGGGGATCAGCAGCAGCCATGTGCCGATGGGCCGGTCCGCCCGGCTGAGGCGCAGATAGGGCCGCCATGGGGCGGGCGCGCGGTGATCGACCCAGTTGCCGTTGACGGCATCGGCGACTTGTCCGTGGTTCATGGGGCACCTCCTGATCCGGTTCTAGGCTATGGCGCGCCGAGGGCCAAGGCGCTAGACCCATGGATATGAGCGAGATCAGACTGTTCGTGGAGATGCCGCTGGCGGCAGGGGCGGAAGTGGCGCTGACCGAGGCGCAGGCGCATTACCTCTTTGGGGTGATGCGTCAGGCGGTGGGCGCGCCGGTGACGCTGTTCAACGGCCGCGACGGCGCGTGGCAGGCCGAGGTGGTGCGCGCGGCCAAACGCGGCGGCACGCTGGCCTGCCGGGAGCAGACGGCCCCGCTGCGCCTGCCGCCCGATCTTTGGCTGATCTTTGCGCCCATCAAGAAGGCCCGCACCGATTTCATCGTGGAAAAGGCGGCCGAGATGGGCGCCGCCCGCATCCTGCCCGTCGCCACCCGTTTCACCAATTCCGAACGCATCCGGCAGGACCGTCTGCAGGCCCATGCCGTCGAGGCCGCCGAGCAATGCGGCGGCACCTTCGTGCCCGAGGTGGCGGACCTCGCCCCGCTGGACCGCCTTCTGGCCGATTGGCCGCAGGACCGGCGCATCATGTGGTGCGACGAGACGCTGCTGAGCGCGCGGGCCGGCCTCGGTCAGGCGGGGCCCGGCCCATGGGCGATCCTGATCGGCCCCGAGGGCGGTTTTTCCGAGGCCGAGCAGGCCCGCCTGCGCGCCATGCCGCAGGTCACGCCGGTTAGCCTCGGGCCGCGCATCCTGCGCGCCGACACGGCGGCGGTGGCGGCGCTGACGCTCTGGCAGTCGGTCCTTGGTGACTGGACCACTTGACTTGACGGGGCCGAAGCGACAGGTCTGCTTTTCCTGAACGCGGATCGAGGCCAGAATGTCCATTCCCCAGCAGGGCGGCGGCCCGATCGAAGACCACTCCCAGCTCGCCGCCTTGATGGAGGCCGGCTGCAAGCCCGCCGACCAATGGCGCATCGGCACCGAGCATGAGAAGTTCGGATATACCGAGGATCTGCGGCCGCTGGGCTATGACGCGATCCGCACGCTCATGGAGGGGCTGACCCGCTTCGGCTGGACCCGCGTCGAGGAGGCCGGACAGCTGATCGGCCTGTCGCGCGGCGGGGCCAACATCTCGCTGGAACCGGGCGGTCAATTCGAACTCTCGGGTGCCCCCGTCGCCAGCATCCACGAAACGAAGGCCGAGATCGACGGCCATCTCGACGAGATCGCCGCCCTTGGCGGGCCGCGCTTCATGTCGATCGGAGCGGCGCCCGTCTGGACGCATGCCGATATGCCGGTGATGCCGAAGGGCCGTTACCGGCTGATGACCGACTATATGGGCCGCGTCGGCACGCATGGCACGCAGATGATGTACCGCACCAGCACGGTGCAGGTGAATCTCGACTTCGCCTCCGAGGCGGACATGACGCGCAAGATGCGCGTCGCGCTGGCGTTGCAGCCGGTGGCGACGGCGCTGTTCGCGTCCTCTCCCTTCTTCGAAGGGGCGCCGAACGGGCATCGCAGCTGGCGGTCGCGCATCTGGCGGGGCCTCGATGACAGCCGCACCGGAATGCTGCCCTTCGTCTTCGAGGACGGGATGGGCTTTGAGCGGTATGTGGACTGGGTGCTCGATGTGCCGATGTACTTCGTCTATCGCGACGGGCGCTATATCGACGCGCTGGGCCAGTCCTTCCGCGATTTCCTGAAGGGGGAGCTTCCGGCCCTGCCGGGGGAACGTCCGACCCTGTCCGACTGGGCGGATCACATGACCACCGTCTTCCCCGAGGCGCGGGTGAAGAAATACATTGAGATGCGCGGCGCCGATGCCGGGGACCGGGCGCATCTGGCGGCGCTTCCGGCCTTCTGGGTCGGGCTGATGTACGATGGCGGCGCGCTGGATGCAGCTTGGGATCTGGTGAAGCATCTCGACATGCCGACGCGCGAGGGGCTGCGGGTCGCGGCTTCGGTCGATGCGCTGCGCGGCGAGGCGGGGGGCGTGCGCCTGCACGATCTGGCGCGCGAGGCGCTGCGCCTGTCGCGGGCGGGGTTGGCCGCGCGCGGGCAGGGGGAGGAAGCCTTCCTCGACGTGCTGGAGGACAGCATCGCCACGGGGCGGGTGCCGGCGGACGATCTGCTCGCGGCCTATCACGGCCCTTGGGGGGGCGATCTGTCGCGGATCTACGCGGCGACGACGCTCTAGGGCGTCGTCACTTCCGCCCGATCCGCGGCTCGGTCCCGGACAGAAGGCGGCGGATGTTGGCGTGATGGCGCAGCACGATCAGCAGGGCCATCACCGCGCAAAGCACGGCCACATGCCCATGCCCGGTCAGCGCCGCGATCAGCGGCGCGGCCAGTGCCGCCACCAGCGCCGCCAGCGACGAAATGCGGAACACCGCCGCCATCGCCAGCCATACGGCGCAGGCCAGCAGCCCCACCGGCCAAGCGAGGAACAGCAGCGTGCCGAAGAAGGTCGCAACCCCCTTGCCGCCCCGGAACCCCAGCCAGACCGGGAAGAGGTGCCCGAAGAACGCGCAGAGGCCGGCGATCTGGGCCGCATCCTCGCCGATCGCAAGCCGCGCGATCAGCACGGCTATGCCGCCCTTCAGCGCATCGAGCAGCAAGGTCGCGAGCGCGGCAGGCTTGTTGCCGGTGCGCAGCACGTTGGTGGCCCCGATATTGCCCGAACCGATCTTGCGCAGATCGCCCAGACCCATCGCCCGTGTGATCACCACCCCGAACGGCACCGAGCCGAGGAGATAGCCGAGAAGGCCCGCAAGGATCAGCAGCGCCGCCGCAGTGTCAAAGACCGGCATCGAAGACCCTCTGCCCATCGACGAAGGTCGCGAGCACGCGCCCCTCCATCCGCTGCCCGTCGAAGGGCGTGTTCTTGGATTTCGACCGCAGCGCGAAGCGATCCAGCACGAAGGGCGCATCGGGATCGAACAGAACCAGATCCGCCGGCGCGCCCACCGAGAGCCGCCCCTGCGGCAGCCCGAGCCGCCGCGCCGGGTTCAGCGCCATCGCGCGGAACAGCTCCGGCAGGCTGAGATGCCCGCCATGATAGAGCCGCATCGCAGCAGGCAGCAGCGTCTCCAGCCCCACGGCGCCCGAGGCGG
This DNA window, taken from Falsirhodobacter algicola, encodes the following:
- a CDS encoding OmpA family protein; translation: MRLSRKIVLPVTFVGAAALAAGAATLATGAIETRSEAAVESRLTAEGITFAHAEADGLSVHLTGTAPDEATRFRALNVAGGAVDASRLRDDMTVLPARAVDAPEFGVRMLRNDADISLIGLVPTKADEAPLTDAAADLGGHLSDMLERADYPVPEHWDAAMEFALEALRLLPQSKISVAADRVEVMAIATSAEQKAALDAKLAGLAPDDVAVDVQISAPRPVLAPFALRAVKDADGTRMEVCSAEEEADRARILTAATAAGIDGTDCRLGLGAPSPRWTEAAEAALSALSGLEAGSVAISDTDASITGAKGADADAFAAAADRLRAALPDAFSLTATPPAPADLPQDTPVEFTAARGTDGQAHIAGRVGDEMAKSAVTTFAEAQFGAAQLDGEPLIDDAVPDGWTLRILAGLDALGQMNSGQMTLRPDLLHIEGVTGSKYLQDDLVRQLSAKLDGGFEVIATYDEDLDPTAALPAPQECVARIDALMQRQKISFAPGSADMEPGARATVDGIAEVLLDCSNLSFEIGGYTDSQGSEGGNQALSQARAEAVMIALQGRRVPVDRMTAVGYGEENPIADNGTEEGREANRRIEFRLTAVAPDPNAPPALQAVNLVEQIQQVIQPDEEMLSYPADQVDGSGDDEGEGEGDDDGAELDEEPSFAPTEQTRRPEPRPDDLN
- the ubiA gene encoding 4-hydroxybenzoate octaprenyltransferase, with translation MNHGQVADAVNGNWVDHRAPAPWRPYLRLSRADRPIGTWLLLIPCWWGVGMAAAATEPRWFDLWIVIGCSIGAVLMRGAGCTWNDITDRDIDGGVARTRSRPIPSGQVTVRQALWWMAAQIAVSALILFTLGWTAIGFGLAALVPVAIYPFAKRFTWWPQVFLGIAFNWGVWIAWAAHGAAIGGATLALFLSGIAWTLFYDTIYAHQDKEDDALIGVKSTARLFGTATPLWLTAFVILAAGLMAAAAVASLSGAALILALLGAAAFAAHMIGQMRRLEIDRPEVCLTLFRSNRDCGLLPALFLAAAALV
- a CDS encoding 16S rRNA (uracil(1498)-N(3))-methyltransferase, yielding MDMSEIRLFVEMPLAAGAEVALTEAQAHYLFGVMRQAVGAPVTLFNGRDGAWQAEVVRAAKRGGTLACREQTAPLRLPPDLWLIFAPIKKARTDFIVEKAAEMGAARILPVATRFTNSERIRQDRLQAHAVEAAEQCGGTFVPEVADLAPLDRLLADWPQDRRIMWCDETLLSARAGLGQAGPGPWAILIGPEGGFSEAEQARLRAMPQVTPVSLGPRILRADTAAVAALTLWQSVLGDWTT
- a CDS encoding glutamate--cysteine ligase — translated: MSIPQQGGGPIEDHSQLAALMEAGCKPADQWRIGTEHEKFGYTEDLRPLGYDAIRTLMEGLTRFGWTRVEEAGQLIGLSRGGANISLEPGGQFELSGAPVASIHETKAEIDGHLDEIAALGGPRFMSIGAAPVWTHADMPVMPKGRYRLMTDYMGRVGTHGTQMMYRTSTVQVNLDFASEADMTRKMRVALALQPVATALFASSPFFEGAPNGHRSWRSRIWRGLDDSRTGMLPFVFEDGMGFERYVDWVLDVPMYFVYRDGRYIDALGQSFRDFLKGELPALPGERPTLSDWADHMTTVFPEARVKKYIEMRGADAGDRAHLAALPAFWVGLMYDGGALDAAWDLVKHLDMPTREGLRVAASVDALRGEAGGVRLHDLAREALRLSRAGLAARGQGEEAFLDVLEDSIATGRVPADDLLAAYHGPWGGDLSRIYAATTL
- the plsY gene encoding glycerol-3-phosphate 1-O-acyltransferase PlsY, with the protein product MPVFDTAAALLILAGLLGYLLGSVPFGVVITRAMGLGDLRKIGSGNIGATNVLRTGNKPAALATLLLDALKGGIAVLIARLAIGEDAAQIAGLCAFFGHLFPVWLGFRGGKGVATFFGTLLFLAWPVGLLACAVWLAMAAVFRISSLAALVAALAAPLIAALTGHGHVAVLCAVMALLIVLRHHANIRRLLSGTEPRIGRK